From Lysinibacillus sp. SGAir0095, the proteins below share one genomic window:
- the gltB gene encoding glutamate synthase large subunit, with protein MTFHQFPKAQGLYSPSFEHDACGIGFYANIKGHASHEIVKNGLEMLCRLDHRAGRGGDGRTGDGAGLMVQIPDAFFKLNCPELNLPAKGEYGVGQLFFTEDNRERESIENKINELIEQEGQTLIGWRTAPTNKEILSEIAKSTAPVVRQVFIKGENVEDSLAFERKLYLIRKQAEFWAKENDMKFYCPSMSSQKMVFKGLLTPEEVSAFYIDLQDESFISAFAIVHSRYSTNTFPSWERAHPNRYIVHNGEINTLRGNINWMTAREQRFVSEAFGQDLKKLLPIIDNTGSDSSMLDNAFEFFVLAGRTPAHTAMMLIPEPWTENPHISEEKKAFYAYHASMMEPWDGPTAICFTDGKQIGSILDRNGLRPARYYVTKDDMIVFSSEVGVVDIEEDNVLYKERLSPGRMLLIDLEQGKIVSDEELKSEMAQAEPYAQWLEENLVTVEAQGETPKEVDELAVRQKSFGYTFEDVQKYIVPVAESGKDPIGSMGNDTPLAVLSDRPQSLFNYFKQLFAQVTNPPIDSIREHIVTSTMTLLGAEGNLLHPNADNARRIFLETPILTDGELNEITSSKNKHFRHAVLTLQYENSLEDELKRLFDEADTAIDNGVSLLVLSDELVDVNTPSIPVLLAVSSLHQYLVRTGKRTLVSIIANSGEAREVHHFAALVGFGADAINPYLAFASIQEAIEAGHLTISYQDAVRKYRKGIADGVVKVMSKMGISTVQSYRGAQIFEAVGISKEIVDKYFTGTASQIDGIDLETIGEEAKRRHKAALDSKNDLLESGSDFQWRANGEHHAFNPKTIHTLQTATRRNDFGLYRMYAEMANEEQIGFLRNMFEFKSSNQSIPLEDVESVDSIVKRFKTGAMSFGSISKEAHETLAIAMNRIGGRSNSGEGGEDTARFEIDENGDNRNSAIKQIASGRFGVKSHYLVNAKELQIKMAQGAKPGEGGQLPGNKVYPWVADVRGSTPGVGLISPPPHHDIYSIEDLAELIYDLKNANREARISVKLVAKAGVGTIAAGVAKGGADVIVISGYDGGTGASPKTSIKHTGLPWELGLAEAHQTLMLNGLRERVTLETDGKLMTGKDVVMAALLGAEEYGFATAPLIVLGCIMMRACHLDTCPVGVATQNPELRAKFMGNADHIVNFMYFVAEEMREYMAKLGFRTVDEMVGRTDVLQISDRAKAHWKAGQLDLSALLYQVQGARTKQTDQDLRIEETFDIRELLPKVEKSINEKEAIELEYSIKNTDRVVGTIIGSEISKKYGENGLKDETIKLNFTGHAGQSFGAFVPKGMTLSCVGDVNDYFGKGLSGGKLVAIAPIKGAQEKNVIAGNVCLYGATSGTAYINGRAGERFAVRNSGANVVVEGIGDHGCEYMTGGRVVILGDVGKNFAAGMSGGIAYVLPTDVEKFKESCNTEMIEFERLEDKNEIEALRSMIIKHLELTESTIALDVLAKWDQFVRKVVKVVPTDYKAMIDKISYHKFQGLTEETAAMQAFVEATGAKELAISK; from the coding sequence ATGACTTTTCATCAGTTTCCAAAGGCACAAGGGCTCTATTCACCAAGTTTTGAACATGACGCTTGTGGAATCGGCTTTTATGCAAATATAAAGGGACACGCTTCACATGAAATTGTAAAAAACGGACTAGAAATGTTATGTCGCTTAGATCACCGAGCAGGACGCGGCGGCGATGGTAGAACTGGCGATGGAGCTGGATTAATGGTACAAATTCCAGATGCATTTTTCAAACTAAATTGCCCGGAGTTAAACTTGCCAGCAAAAGGTGAGTATGGAGTAGGGCAACTGTTTTTCACAGAGGATAATAGAGAGAGAGAATCCATTGAAAACAAAATTAACGAATTAATCGAGCAAGAAGGCCAAACGCTAATTGGCTGGAGAACTGCTCCTACAAATAAAGAGATTTTAAGTGAAATTGCGAAGTCAACAGCTCCTGTTGTTCGCCAAGTTTTTATTAAGGGAGAAAATGTTGAGGATTCTTTAGCATTTGAACGTAAATTATATTTAATCCGTAAACAAGCTGAATTTTGGGCAAAAGAGAATGATATGAAATTTTACTGTCCAAGTATGTCCAGCCAAAAAATGGTGTTTAAAGGATTGCTGACGCCAGAAGAGGTTAGTGCATTTTATATTGATCTTCAAGATGAAAGTTTTATTTCAGCATTTGCCATTGTGCACTCTAGATACTCAACGAATACGTTTCCTAGCTGGGAACGTGCACATCCAAATCGCTATATTGTTCACAATGGTGAAATTAACACCTTGCGTGGCAATATCAACTGGATGACTGCCCGTGAGCAACGATTTGTTTCTGAGGCCTTTGGTCAGGACTTGAAAAAATTGTTACCTATTATCGATAACACAGGCTCTGACTCGTCTATGCTGGATAATGCTTTTGAATTCTTTGTCTTGGCTGGTCGTACACCAGCACATACGGCGATGATGCTTATTCCAGAACCTTGGACTGAAAACCCACATATTTCGGAAGAGAAAAAAGCATTTTACGCTTACCATGCAAGCATGATGGAGCCTTGGGATGGACCGACTGCGATTTGTTTCACAGATGGCAAACAAATTGGTTCTATTTTGGACCGTAATGGATTACGTCCAGCACGCTACTATGTAACAAAGGATGATATGATTGTCTTTTCTTCGGAAGTTGGGGTTGTAGATATTGAGGAAGACAATGTTTTATATAAAGAACGTCTAAGCCCGGGTCGCATGCTTTTAATCGATTTAGAACAAGGGAAAATTGTTTCTGATGAAGAGTTGAAGAGCGAAATGGCACAGGCTGAGCCTTATGCACAGTGGTTAGAAGAAAACTTAGTAACTGTTGAAGCACAAGGAGAAACGCCAAAAGAGGTTGATGAACTGGCAGTACGCCAAAAATCATTTGGATATACATTTGAAGATGTTCAGAAGTATATTGTACCTGTTGCTGAAAGTGGAAAAGACCCTATTGGTTCAATGGGAAATGATACACCGTTAGCAGTGCTATCAGATCGTCCACAATCTTTATTTAATTACTTTAAACAACTATTTGCTCAAGTTACAAACCCACCAATTGATTCGATTCGTGAACATATTGTAACTTCGACGATGACTTTGCTAGGAGCTGAAGGGAATTTATTGCATCCAAATGCTGATAATGCCCGCCGGATTTTCCTAGAAACACCTATATTAACTGATGGTGAGTTAAACGAGATTACAAGTAGTAAGAATAAGCATTTCCGACATGCAGTTCTTACACTTCAATATGAAAATTCATTGGAAGACGAACTAAAGCGACTATTCGATGAAGCTGATACAGCGATCGATAATGGGGTTTCCTTATTAGTGCTGTCTGATGAATTAGTTGATGTGAATACACCGTCTATTCCAGTATTGCTAGCAGTTAGTAGCTTACATCAATATTTAGTTCGTACAGGTAAACGGACGCTTGTAAGCATTATTGCCAACAGTGGAGAAGCACGTGAAGTACACCATTTTGCAGCTTTAGTTGGTTTTGGTGCAGATGCGATCAATCCATATCTTGCTTTTGCTTCTATTCAAGAAGCAATTGAGGCAGGTCATTTAACAATCAGCTATCAAGATGCTGTTAGAAAGTATCGTAAAGGGATTGCTGATGGTGTCGTAAAAGTGATGTCAAAAATGGGTATTTCAACTGTTCAATCCTATCGCGGAGCTCAAATTTTTGAGGCGGTTGGAATAAGTAAAGAGATAGTTGATAAATACTTCACAGGTACTGCTTCTCAAATCGATGGAATCGATTTAGAGACAATTGGGGAAGAAGCGAAACGTCGTCACAAGGCAGCTCTAGATTCCAAGAATGACTTATTAGAGTCGGGAAGTGATTTCCAATGGCGTGCAAATGGTGAACACCATGCATTTAACCCGAAAACAATCCATACTTTACAAACGGCAACAAGAAGAAATGATTTTGGTTTATATAGAATGTATGCCGAAATGGCAAATGAAGAACAAATCGGATTCTTACGTAACATGTTTGAATTTAAATCTTCTAATCAATCCATTCCGCTTGAAGATGTAGAATCAGTTGACTCCATTGTCAAACGGTTCAAAACAGGAGCGATGTCATTCGGTTCAATTTCTAAAGAAGCTCATGAAACTTTAGCTATTGCCATGAACCGTATTGGTGGTCGTTCGAACTCTGGTGAAGGTGGAGAAGATACTGCCCGTTTTGAAATCGACGAAAATGGTGATAACCGAAATAGTGCCATTAAGCAAATAGCATCTGGACGATTTGGAGTGAAATCGCATTATTTAGTAAATGCAAAAGAACTACAAATCAAAATGGCACAGGGAGCAAAGCCTGGTGAAGGAGGTCAGCTTCCTGGTAACAAAGTGTACCCATGGGTTGCAGATGTTCGTGGTTCAACTCCGGGAGTAGGGTTAATTTCACCGCCGCCACACCATGATATTTATTCGATTGAAGACTTGGCAGAGCTAATTTACGATTTGAAAAACGCAAACCGTGAAGCTCGAATTTCTGTAAAACTAGTAGCTAAAGCCGGTGTTGGAACGATTGCGGCAGGTGTTGCAAAAGGTGGAGCAGATGTCATCGTCATCTCTGGTTATGATGGAGGTACTGGTGCATCACCAAAAACATCCATCAAGCACACTGGATTACCTTGGGAGCTTGGTTTAGCAGAGGCACATCAAACATTAATGTTAAATGGTCTTCGTGAGCGTGTAACACTAGAAACAGATGGGAAGTTAATGACAGGTAAAGATGTTGTGATGGCAGCTTTACTTGGAGCAGAGGAATATGGATTTGCGACTGCTCCATTAATCGTACTAGGTTGTATCATGATGCGTGCATGTCATTTGGATACATGTCCAGTAGGAGTAGCTACTCAAAACCCTGAATTGCGTGCCAAATTTATGGGGAATGCAGATCACATCGTAAACTTCATGTACTTTGTTGCAGAAGAAATGCGTGAGTACATGGCGAAATTAGGATTCCGTACTGTGGATGAAATGGTTGGACGTACGGATGTCCTGCAAATTAGTGATCGTGCGAAAGCCCACTGGAAAGCAGGTCAGCTTGATTTATCGGCATTGCTTTACCAAGTTCAAGGTGCCCGCACAAAACAAACTGACCAAGATCTGCGCATTGAAGAAACGTTTGATATCCGTGAGCTTCTACCAAAAGTAGAAAAAAGCATCAACGAAAAAGAAGCAATTGAACTCGAGTATTCGATTAAAAATACAGACCGTGTTGTCGGTACAATTATCGGAAGTGAGATTTCGAAAAAGTACGGAGAAAACGGCTTGAAAGATGAAACAATAAAACTGAACTTTACAGGCCATGCAGGTCAAAGCTTTGGTGCATTTGTCCCTAAAGGAATGACACTTTCATGCGTAGGAGACGTTAACGACTACTTTGGTAAAGGTCTTTCAGGTGGTAAATTAGTAGCGATTGCACCTATTAAAGGGGCTCAAGAGAAAAACGTTATTGCAGGTAATGTTTGTCTATATGGAGCTACGAGTGGTACTGCTTATATCAATGGCCGCGCTGGAGAGCGCTTTGCGGTTCGTAACAGTGGTGCCAACGTTGTAGTTGAGGGTATCGGTGATCATGGCTGTGAATATATGACTGGTGGTCGTGTAGTAATCTTAGGCGATGTAGGGAAAAACTTCGCGGCAGGTATGAGTGGTGGTATTGCTTATGTATTACCAACAGATGTAGAGAAGTTTAAAGAATCATGCAATACAGAGATGATTGAGTTTGAACGTCTAGAAGATAAGAACGAAATCGAAGCGTTACGCTCCATGATTATTAAACACTTAGAACTTACTGAAAGTACAATTGCTTTAGATGTTCTGGCGAAATGGGATCAATTTGTACGAAAAGTTGTCAAAGTTGTACCAACGGACTATAAAGCGATGATTGATAAAATCAGCTATCACAAATTCCAAGGTTTAACAGAAGAAACTGCTGCAATGCAAGCATTCGTTGAGGCAACTGGCGCTAAAGAATTAGCGATTTCCAAATAA
- a CDS encoding LysR family transcriptional regulator, protein MELRQLRYFVEVAEREHISEAAEHLHVAQSAVSRQVANLEDELGTPLFERVGRNVKLTPIGKIFLEHTVTALKAIDFAVKQVEEYLDPAKGTIKIGFPTSLASYVLPTVISAFKKEYPNVLFHLRQGSYRYLIDAVKNRELNIAFLGPVPPSDESINSTILFSEKIHALLPANHPLANAKKIVLPDIRKENFVLFPEGYILNKVVVDACKAAGFVPSITSVGEDMDALKGLVAAGIGITLLPESSLYDSTPRFTVKMAIENPTITRTVGVIYPTNRELGPSEQVFLKFIENFFSRLNQFL, encoded by the coding sequence TTGGAATTACGCCAATTGCGATACTTTGTTGAGGTAGCTGAAAGAGAACATATCTCCGAAGCAGCCGAACATTTACACGTCGCCCAATCTGCAGTGAGTCGACAAGTTGCAAACCTTGAGGATGAGCTAGGCACACCACTTTTCGAACGAGTTGGTCGAAATGTGAAGCTAACACCAATTGGTAAAATCTTTTTGGAACACACTGTTACCGCATTGAAGGCAATCGATTTTGCTGTCAAACAAGTAGAAGAATATTTAGATCCTGCTAAAGGGACTATCAAAATAGGCTTTCCTACAAGCCTCGCAAGCTACGTCTTACCAACTGTTATTTCCGCCTTTAAAAAAGAGTACCCGAATGTACTTTTCCATTTACGTCAAGGTTCCTATCGTTATTTAATCGATGCTGTCAAGAACCGAGAGCTCAACATTGCTTTTTTAGGCCCTGTTCCACCAAGTGACGAAAGCATAAATTCAACAATTCTTTTTAGTGAAAAAATTCACGCCCTGCTTCCTGCGAACCATCCATTAGCAAATGCTAAAAAAATCGTTCTGCCAGATATCCGAAAAGAGAATTTTGTTCTTTTCCCAGAAGGCTATATTTTGAATAAAGTGGTTGTAGATGCTTGTAAAGCGGCAGGATTCGTACCAAGCATTACTTCTGTAGGCGAGGATATGGACGCTTTAAAAGGGTTAGTGGCTGCCGGTATTGGAATTACTCTACTTCCTGAAAGCTCACTTTATGATTCTACCCCTCGCTTCACCGTGAAGATGGCGATTGAAAATCCAACTATTACACGAACTGTAGGCGTCATCTATCCTACAAACCGTGAACTGGGACCTTCTGAACAAGTATTTTTGAAATTCATCGAGAACTTTTTCTCAAGGTTGAATCAATTTTTATAG
- a CDS encoding MetQ/NlpA family ABC transporter substrate-binding protein — translation MKKFLSFLLLSVVVLALAACGTAKEEETNTSTNGSADGEATEQKESVTLKVGASNGLHDLILEQAKPILAEEGIELEIEPYQDYVMPNQDLDSKELDANYFQHIPYLETEIAEKGYDFVNAGGIHIEPIGIYSQKYKSLDELPDGATIIISNSVSDQGRILSLLEAKGLITLADGIDKTVATVDDIVENPKNLEIDASSAPEMLVTYYEEGEGDAVVINSNFAIDADINPLEDSIAIEGSESPYVNVIAVRAEDKDNEAIKRLVEVLHSDAIQQFIIDEWGGAVVPVNE, via the coding sequence ATGAAGAAATTTTTATCATTCTTATTATTATCAGTAGTTGTACTTGCATTAGCTGCATGTGGAACTGCTAAAGAAGAGGAAACAAATACTTCTACAAATGGGTCTGCAGATGGAGAGGCAACTGAACAGAAAGAATCAGTAACTTTAAAGGTTGGTGCTTCTAACGGGTTACATGATTTAATCTTAGAGCAAGCAAAACCAATTTTAGCTGAAGAAGGAATCGAATTAGAAATCGAACCTTACCAAGACTATGTAATGCCTAACCAAGATTTAGATTCTAAAGAATTAGATGCAAACTATTTCCAACACATTCCTTATCTTGAAACTGAAATTGCTGAAAAAGGCTATGATTTCGTTAATGCTGGTGGCATCCATATTGAACCAATCGGAATTTACTCACAAAAATATAAATCTTTAGACGAACTTCCGGATGGCGCTACAATAATTATCTCAAACTCAGTATCTGACCAAGGGCGTATTTTATCTCTTCTAGAAGCTAAAGGGTTAATCACTCTAGCTGATGGAATCGATAAAACGGTAGCTACAGTAGATGATATCGTTGAAAACCCTAAAAATTTAGAGATTGACGCTAGCTCAGCTCCTGAAATGCTAGTAACGTATTATGAAGAAGGCGAAGGGGATGCTGTAGTAATCAACTCGAACTTCGCAATCGATGCAGATATTAATCCTTTAGAAGATTCAATTGCCATTGAAGGCTCAGAATCTCCATATGTAAACGTAATTGCAGTTCGTGCTGAAGACAAAGATAACGAAGCAATCAAACGCTTAGTTGAAGTACTGCACTCTGACGCAATCCAACAATTCATCATTGATGAGTGGGGCGGCGCTGTAGTACCGGTAAACGAATAA
- a CDS encoding methionine ABC transporter permease: MFNQLFPNVDWVKLWEATYETLYMTVISTGVTFVLGLAIGILLFLTSPHQIWANKMVNLLTGSLVNIFRSIPFIVLIILLIPFTKFLLGTIRGVEAALPALIIGAGPFYARLVLIALREIDKGVIEAARSMGAKTSTIIWKVLIPESLPALFSGITVTAVALVGYTAMAGIIGAGGLGNLAFIDGFQRSRDDVTLMATIVILLIVFILQFIGDFITTKTDKR, translated from the coding sequence ATGTTTAATCAATTATTTCCGAATGTTGATTGGGTAAAATTGTGGGAAGCTACCTACGAGACATTATATATGACGGTAATTTCTACAGGAGTAACCTTTGTACTTGGACTAGCAATTGGAATATTGCTGTTTTTGACAAGCCCACACCAAATTTGGGCAAATAAAATGGTTAATTTATTAACAGGATCTCTTGTTAATATATTCAGATCTATCCCATTTATCGTATTAATTATTCTTTTAATTCCGTTTACAAAATTCCTGCTTGGAACAATCCGAGGAGTTGAGGCAGCATTACCTGCACTTATTATTGGGGCTGGACCATTTTATGCTCGACTAGTATTAATCGCCTTAAGAGAAATTGATAAAGGTGTCATTGAAGCGGCTCGATCAATGGGAGCGAAAACTTCAACAATTATTTGGAAGGTATTAATTCCAGAATCCCTACCAGCATTATTTTCTGGTATTACGGTGACTGCAGTGGCATTAGTTGGATACACGGCAATGGCTGGAATTATCGGAGCTGGCGGATTAGGAAACCTGGCATTTATTGATGGCTTCCAACGTAGCCGTGATGATGTAACGCTTATGGCAACGATTGTCATTTTATTAATCGTGTTTATTCTTCAATTTATTGGAGACTTTATAACAACAAAGACTGATAAACGTTAA
- a CDS encoding methionine ABC transporter ATP-binding protein — translation MIELKDISKIYKTKNGEITAVKDVNLSINKGEIFGIIGYSGAGKSTMIRLLNGLEKPSTGTVEVNGQVISSISGSLLRQARQKISMIFQHFNLLWSRTVAENIAFPLEIAGVSKAERTKRVKELIDLVGLTGRENAYPSQLSGGQKQRVGIARALANNPEVLLCDEATSALDPETTDAILELLLDINKRLGLTIVLITHEMHVIRKICRRVAVMEAGQVVESGEVLQVFQNPQAEITKNFVMQVSGTKESKESIEQILVNYPTGKLVKLTFIGNKTEQPVISQIIKEFDVEVNIVHGNITQTTSGPYGTLIVQIDGKPNQVEEAFKLLETREIQAEVIDHV, via the coding sequence ATGATTGAACTTAAAGACATATCGAAAATATATAAAACAAAAAATGGAGAGATAACAGCTGTCAAGGATGTTAATTTATCCATTAACAAAGGTGAAATATTTGGAATTATCGGTTATAGTGGCGCAGGAAAAAGTACAATGATTCGTTTACTTAACGGTCTGGAAAAACCTTCCACAGGGACGGTAGAAGTGAATGGTCAGGTAATTTCTTCTATTTCAGGTTCGCTGCTTCGCCAAGCAAGACAAAAAATCAGTATGATTTTCCAGCATTTCAATCTGCTATGGTCGCGTACAGTTGCAGAGAACATTGCTTTTCCATTAGAAATTGCAGGAGTTTCGAAGGCAGAACGAACAAAACGTGTGAAAGAGTTAATCGATTTGGTTGGTTTAACTGGAAGAGAGAATGCTTACCCATCTCAATTATCGGGTGGTCAAAAGCAGCGTGTGGGGATTGCAAGAGCCCTTGCAAATAATCCGGAAGTATTGCTTTGCGATGAGGCAACAAGTGCCCTTGATCCAGAAACAACGGATGCAATTTTGGAATTATTGCTAGACATCAATAAGCGTCTCGGGCTAACGATTGTACTTATTACACATGAAATGCATGTCATTCGCAAAATTTGTCGACGTGTAGCGGTAATGGAAGCTGGACAAGTAGTTGAATCGGGAGAAGTGCTACAGGTCTTCCAAAATCCACAAGCTGAAATCACTAAGAATTTCGTGATGCAGGTTTCTGGAACAAAAGAATCCAAGGAATCAATCGAGCAAATTCTAGTCAACTACCCAACAGGGAAACTAGTGAAACTGACGTTTATTGGGAATAAAACGGAACAGCCAGTCATTTCACAAATTATTAAGGAATTTGATGTTGAAGTGAATATTGTTCACGGAAATATTACACAAACTACAAGTGGCCCATATGGAACATTAATTGTACAAATCGATGGGAAACCAAATCAGGTTGAAGAAGCATTTAAACTTTTAGAGACGAGAGAAATTCAAGCGGAGGTGATTGACCATGTTTAA
- a CDS encoding thioredoxin family protein: MKEWTIENWAQQQEKNSLVAFYLYTPMCGTCAVASKMMDVIENLLPDLPLGKANINYLGNLAMDYQIESVPCLLISENGNVEKVYAFQSVPFLYEKLKKSVDA, translated from the coding sequence ATGAAAGAATGGACAATTGAAAATTGGGCGCAACAACAGGAGAAAAATTCCTTAGTTGCCTTTTATCTATATACGCCGATGTGTGGAACTTGTGCTGTCGCATCGAAAATGATGGATGTTATCGAAAACCTTTTGCCAGATTTACCTCTAGGCAAGGCAAATATTAATTACTTAGGAAATTTAGCAATGGATTATCAAATTGAAAGTGTTCCATGTTTACTAATCAGTGAAAATGGAAATGTCGAAAAAGTATATGCTTTCCAATCTGTACCATTCCTCTATGAGAAGTTGAAAAAAAGTGTTGACGCATAG
- a CDS encoding toprim domain-containing protein: MIVDKCIIVEGRSDKLNIAPIFAEDVKIICTNGTISEDALLDLLEPFEECKLYTLFDADNSGEKLRKLTKRIYSEAVHLFIPRTYIEVANAPKKVLANLLSDAKFSVHKQYLSSSIET, encoded by the coding sequence ATGATAGTTGATAAGTGTATAATTGTTGAGGGTCGATCGGATAAGTTAAACATTGCACCAATCTTTGCTGAGGATGTTAAAATTATTTGTACGAATGGTACGATTAGTGAGGATGCCTTATTAGATCTTCTGGAACCATTTGAAGAATGTAAACTCTATACGTTATTTGATGCGGATAATTCAGGAGAAAAGTTGAGAAAGCTAACAAAAAGAATTTATTCTGAGGCTGTTCATCTTTTCATACCTCGAACATATATCGAAGTGGCGAATGCTCCTAAAAAAGTGTTGGCAAATTTGTTAAGTGATGCCAAATTCTCGGTGCATAAGCAATATTTATCTTCATCAATTGAGACGTAA
- the gcvH gene encoding glycine cleavage system protein GcvH, producing the protein MSTPKDLRYSKEHEWVKVEDGKVRIGITHFAQSELGDIVFVELPQVGDEIQLNEPFGSVESVKTVSELYAPISGKVVEINSELEDSPEFVNESPYEQAWMIVIEPADLSEVEALLTPEQYDELIDA; encoded by the coding sequence GTGAGCACACCGAAAGATTTACGTTACTCTAAAGAACACGAATGGGTAAAAGTTGAAGATGGAAAAGTACGCATTGGAATTACACACTTTGCACAATCTGAACTTGGCGATATTGTATTCGTTGAACTTCCACAAGTTGGCGACGAAATTCAATTAAACGAACCATTCGGTAGTGTGGAATCTGTAAAAACAGTTTCAGAACTATACGCACCAATTTCAGGTAAAGTGGTTGAAATCAATAGCGAGCTTGAAGATAGTCCAGAATTTGTAAATGAATCACCTTATGAACAAGCTTGGATGATAGTAATTGAACCGGCTGATCTTTCAGAAGTGGAAGCTTTATTAACTCCTGAGCAATATGATGAATTAATTGACGCATAA
- a CDS encoding arsenate reductase family protein: protein MVLKLIQYPRCTTCKKAEKWLKDNDIHFEAIHIVEQTPSKEELKTIWEKSELPLKKFFNTSGMKYKELGLKDKLSSMSEDEQLKLLASDGMLIKRPLVTDGEKVTLGFKESDFIESWK, encoded by the coding sequence ATGGTGCTTAAATTGATTCAATATCCGCGTTGTACAACTTGTAAGAAAGCAGAAAAATGGTTGAAGGACAATGATATTCACTTTGAAGCGATTCATATTGTGGAACAGACCCCATCGAAAGAAGAATTAAAAACAATCTGGGAAAAAAGTGAGCTTCCTTTAAAAAAGTTTTTTAATACATCTGGTATGAAGTATAAAGAATTGGGCTTAAAAGATAAATTAAGTTCAATGTCAGAAGATGAACAGCTGAAATTATTGGCTTCTGACGGCATGTTGATCAAAAGACCGCTTGTGACAGATGGAGAAAAAGTTACTTTAGGCTTTAAAGAGTCTGACTTCATCGAATCTTGGAAATAA